From Polaribacter butkevichii, a single genomic window includes:
- a CDS encoding fumarylacetoacetate hydrolase family protein: MKIICIGRNYAKHIEELANERPENPVVFLKPDSAILPRKNPFFIPPFSDDVHYEVEVLVKINKVGKHIDAKFAHKYYDEIGLGIDFTARDVQAQCKEKGLPWEKAKAFDGSAVVGEFYPKEEFELENLKFQLYKNDEIVQDGNTNAMLWKTDELIAYVSQYFTLKKGDIIFTGTPAGVGKVVENDNLKGVIEGKEAFNIRVK, translated from the coding sequence ATGAAAATAATTTGTATTGGGCGCAATTACGCAAAACACATCGAAGAATTGGCTAACGAAAGACCAGAAAATCCTGTTGTTTTTTTAAAGCCAGATTCGGCAATTTTACCAAGAAAAAATCCATTTTTTATTCCACCTTTTTCTGATGATGTTCATTATGAAGTTGAGGTTTTAGTGAAAATAAATAAAGTAGGTAAACATATTGATGCAAAGTTTGCTCATAAATATTATGATGAAATTGGTTTAGGAATCGATTTTACAGCAAGAGATGTGCAAGCTCAATGCAAAGAAAAAGGTTTGCCATGGGAAAAAGCAAAAGCTTTTGATGGAAGTGCCGTTGTAGGAGAGTTTTATCCGAAGGAAGAATTCGAATTAGAGAATTTAAAATTTCAATTATATAAAAATGATGAAATTGTTCAGGATGGAAATACCAATGCAATGTTATGGAAAACCGATGAATTAATTGCTTATGTTTCTCAATACTTCACGTTAAAAAAAGGAGATATCATTTTTACAGGAACACCTGCTGGAGTTGGTAAGGTTGTAGAAAACGATAACTTAAAAGGAGTAATTGAAGGTAAAGAAGCTTTTAATATTAGAGTAAAATAG
- the purU gene encoding formyltetrahydrofolate deformylase codes for MKSKVVSFLIKCPDQKGLVAKITSFFYEKGFNIVSSQQYVNAIENTYFMRIRLNADGTTLSKKELESSFLELATPLNIDWSVNYDDKKQNVAIMVSHTSHNLYDLLERSKEGRLDCNVKMIISNHDKLRYIANMFHIPFHYLPVTKETKLEQEAQVKELLDASDIDLIIMARYMQILSADFINHYPEKIINIHHSFLPAFQGANPYRKAYERGVKLIGATAHYATVDLDEGPIIEQDVKPVTHESTPTTLKRIGADIEKLVLARAVKNHLNHQIIVSGNRAIVFPEAGE; via the coding sequence ATGAAATCAAAAGTAGTTTCTTTTTTAATAAAATGTCCAGATCAAAAAGGATTGGTAGCCAAAATTACCAGTTTTTTCTATGAAAAAGGATTTAATATTGTAAGCTCACAGCAATACGTAAATGCTATTGAGAACACCTATTTTATGCGAATTCGTTTAAATGCAGACGGAACAACACTTTCTAAAAAAGAATTAGAAAGTAGTTTTTTAGAATTGGCAACTCCCTTAAATATAGATTGGTCTGTAAATTACGATGATAAAAAACAAAATGTAGCCATTATGGTTTCACATACAAGTCATAATTTATATGATTTGTTAGAACGTTCTAAAGAAGGACGATTAGATTGTAATGTAAAAATGATTATTAGTAATCATGATAAGTTAAGATACATTGCAAACATGTTTCATATTCCTTTTCATTATTTACCAGTTACCAAAGAAACCAAATTAGAACAAGAAGCACAGGTTAAAGAATTGTTAGATGCTAGCGATATAGATTTGATAATTATGGCAAGATATATGCAAATTTTATCTGCAGATTTTATCAATCATTATCCAGAAAAAATCATCAATATTCATCATTCTTTTTTACCCGCTTTTCAAGGAGCAAATCCTTATAGAAAAGCCTATGAAAGAGGAGTTAAGTTAATAGGGGCAACGGCACATTATGCAACGGTAGATTTAGATGAAGGACCCATTATAGAGCAAGATGTAAAACCTGTAACGCACGAAAGTACACCAACAACTTTAAAAAGAATTGGTGCAGATATAGAAAAATTGGTTTTGGCAAGAGCTGTAAAAAACCATTTAAATCATCAGATCATTGTTTCAGGAAATAGAGCTATTGTTTTTCCAGAAGCAGGAGAGTAA
- a CDS encoding 1,4-dihydroxy-2-naphthoyl-CoA synthase translates to MIQPEWKTVKEYEDITYKKCNGVARIAFNRPNVRNAFRPKTTKELYDAFYDAGEDVNIGVVLLSAEGPSTKDGVYSFCSGGDQKARGHQGYVGEDGYHRLNILEVQRLIRFMPKAVIAVVPGWAVGGGHSLHVVCDLTLASKEHAIFKQTDADVTSFDGGYGSAYLAKMVGQKRAREIFFLGRNYSAQEAYEMGMVNAVIPHDELESTAYEWAQEILEKSPTSIKMLKFAMNLTDDGMVGQQVFAGEATRLAYMTDEAKEGRDAFLEKRKPNFPKKWIP, encoded by the coding sequence ATGATACAACCCGAGTGGAAAACTGTTAAAGAATACGAAGACATTACTTATAAAAAGTGTAATGGAGTTGCTAGAATAGCATTTAATAGACCTAATGTTAGAAATGCTTTTAGGCCTAAAACAACTAAAGAACTATACGATGCTTTTTATGATGCTGGCGAAGATGTAAATATTGGTGTTGTGCTACTTTCTGCAGAAGGACCAAGTACAAAAGACGGAGTTTATTCGTTCTGTTCAGGCGGAGATCAAAAAGCACGTGGGCATCAAGGTTATGTTGGTGAAGATGGTTATCACAGATTAAATATTTTAGAAGTACAACGTTTAATAAGGTTTATGCCAAAAGCTGTAATTGCAGTGGTTCCGGGATGGGCCGTTGGTGGCGGACATAGTTTACACGTGGTTTGCGATTTAACTTTGGCCTCTAAAGAACATGCTATTTTTAAACAAACAGATGCAGATGTAACGTCTTTTGATGGGGGTTATGGTTCTGCATATTTGGCTAAAATGGTGGGGCAAAAAAGAGCTCGTGAGATCTTTTTCTTAGGAAGAAATTATTCAGCACAAGAAGCGTATGAAATGGGGATGGTAAATGCTGTTATTCCTCATGACGAATTAGAATCTACTGCATATGAATGGGCACAAGAAATTTTAGAAAAATCTCCAACTTCTATAAAAATGTTAAAATTCGCTATGAACTTAACAGACGATGGAATGGTGGGGCAACAAGTTTTTGCAGGTGAAGCAACAAGACTTGCTTATATGACGGATGAAGCAAAAGAAGGAAGAGATGCTTTTCTAGAAAAAAGAAAACCAAACTTTCCTAAAAAATGGATACCATAG
- a CDS encoding alpha/beta hydrolase-fold protein, producing the protein MLFCLNGFAQKIIKKTIVSDYADDRREIKIYLPEGYNAKEEKNYPLAIVLDSEFLFDTYVGNSVLFAAKDKAPKQIVVGIEMAKTRKKDTYFNITNGELTTDNKKFYQFIKDEVILNIESTYKTSPFITLVGEGTSANLVSYFLGEETPFINSYICINPTFSNFIGQQLESYNLPRYQKEDNTFYFYINNATSFSTDKQTQIGELQTLLNSVELKNFNIINDTIHTSSNISAMSEAIPRALNQVFQIYSAISKEEFNENIKDLSPADAIAYLENKYVEIEFLFGSSLNIRENDVYAVEKIVMEKENGNQLLPFGKMILKLFPNSPLGDYYIGKYYEKGKQIRKAILQYKIGYGKMDPADPNADKFYDNILRLGGR; encoded by the coding sequence ATGCTATTTTGCCTTAACGGGTTTGCTCAAAAAATTATAAAAAAAACAATTGTATCTGACTACGCAGATGACCGAAGAGAAATAAAAATCTATTTACCAGAAGGTTACAATGCTAAAGAAGAAAAAAACTACCCCTTAGCTATTGTTTTAGATAGTGAATTTTTGTTTGATACCTATGTTGGTAATTCTGTTTTATTTGCAGCAAAAGACAAAGCTCCAAAGCAAATTGTTGTAGGAATTGAAATGGCAAAAACTAGAAAAAAAGACACCTATTTTAATATTACAAACGGAGAACTAACTACAGATAATAAAAAGTTTTATCAATTTATAAAAGATGAAGTTATTTTAAACATAGAAAGTACTTACAAAACTTCTCCTTTTATTACACTTGTAGGCGAAGGTACTTCTGCAAACTTAGTTTCTTATTTTTTAGGAGAAGAAACTCCGTTTATCAATTCTTATATCTGTATAAACCCTACTTTCTCAAATTTTATTGGGCAACAATTAGAGTCATACAACCTACCTAGATATCAAAAAGAAGACAATACTTTTTACTTTTATATTAACAATGCTACCTCTTTTTCTACCGATAAACAGACACAAATAGGAGAACTACAAACTCTTTTAAACTCTGTAGAGTTAAAGAACTTTAATATTATAAATGACACTATACATACGTCTAGTAATATTTCTGCAATGAGCGAAGCAATTCCGAGAGCCTTAAACCAAGTGTTTCAGATATATTCTGCTATTTCTAAAGAAGAATTTAATGAAAATATAAAAGATTTATCGCCTGCAGACGCTATTGCATATTTAGAAAACAAATATGTAGAAATAGAATTTCTTTTTGGAAGCAGCTTAAACATTAGAGAAAATGATGTGTACGCGGTAGAAAAAATAGTTATGGAAAAAGAAAATGGAAACCAGTTACTTCCGTTTGGTAAAATGATTTTAAAACTTTTTCCCAACTCTCCTTTAGGCGACTATTATATTGGCAAGTATTACGAAAAAGGAAAACAAATCAGAAAAGCAATCTTACAATATAAAATAGGCTATGGTAAAATGGATCCTGCAGACCCAAATGCCGATAAATTTTATGACAATATTTTAAGATTGGGAGGTAGATAG
- a CDS encoding DNA-binding protein — MDSQEDLYEGEEHLQEDENNSEAVDMYLKEGDKVNLVIETETGLGYTVLINEEFDGLLFRSEVFQELEENMEVVGYIKQIREDGKIDVSLRPQGFRNVIDSDVEKVLTKLKESREGFLLLTDKSSPDSIRFHMKMSKKAFKKAVGNLYRQKLILIKEDRIELV, encoded by the coding sequence ATGGATTCACAAGAAGATTTATACGAAGGAGAAGAGCATTTACAAGAAGACGAAAATAATTCGGAAGCGGTAGACATGTACTTAAAAGAAGGAGATAAGGTAAACTTAGTCATTGAAACCGAAACAGGTTTAGGATATACGGTTTTAATTAATGAAGAGTTTGATGGTTTGCTTTTTAGAAGTGAAGTTTTTCAGGAATTAGAAGAAAATATGGAAGTTGTTGGTTATATAAAACAAATTCGTGAAGATGGGAAAATAGATGTTTCGCTTCGTCCACAAGGTTTTAGGAACGTAATTGATTCTGATGTAGAAAAAGTACTTACTAAGTTAAAAGAAAGTAGAGAAGGTTTTTTGTTATTAACAGATAAAAGTTCTCCAGATTCTATACGTTTTCACATGAAAATGAGTAAAAAAGCATTTAAAAAAGCAGTTGGAAATTTATATAGACAGAAACTTATTTTAATTAAAGAAGATAGAATAGAGTTGGTGTAA
- the menD gene encoding 2-succinyl-5-enolpyruvyl-6-hydroxy-3-cyclohexene-1-carboxylic-acid synthase: MYPKKELAQIVISACSQFNIDTVVISPGSRNAPLTVGFSNHPEIEALSVVDERCAAFFALGIAQQRQKPVAIVCTSGSALLNYYPAIAEAFYSNIPLVVISADRPKRLIDIGDGQTIRQENVFENHMLFSTNLIDEVVSSSAVENSKLICEALQIAVSQKGPVHINVPFDEPLYETVSTIDTVIANKVKQSFDEITSSFTPRNDDTDYDALSKIWNAAEKKMILVGVNYPDEALHQLMDFYADDTSVLILTETTSNLHQQKAIDSIDQLIFSLDEEQFEALKPDVLITFGGMIVSKKIKQFLRKYQPKHHWNIDKKKAMNTFFCLSEFIQIEPLDFFSKFNGTIVKKESNYQQKWLQFRDEKREKHTAYLSKTTHSDFKVFEQIIKSVPTNSQLQISNSSIIRYAQLFSIDKTNNVYCNRGTSGIDGSTSTAIGAAFAAKNQTVFITGDISFFYDSNALWNATIPKNFRIILINNSGGGIFKIIPGPGTTNAAKYFETPHSLTAAHLCKMYHFDYLKADSIETVAAQLNGFYETSEKPKILEIFTPSEENDLILKAYFKYIQ, translated from the coding sequence ATGTATCCAAAAAAAGAACTCGCACAAATTGTAATTTCAGCATGTAGTCAATTTAATATTGATACCGTTGTTATTTCTCCTGGTTCACGTAATGCTCCGTTAACGGTTGGTTTTTCTAATCATCCAGAAATAGAAGCATTAAGTGTGGTAGATGAGCGTTGTGCTGCTTTTTTTGCTTTGGGTATTGCGCAACAAAGGCAAAAACCAGTTGCAATTGTTTGTACATCTGGTTCTGCTTTGTTAAATTATTATCCTGCAATTGCAGAAGCTTTTTATAGCAACATTCCGTTAGTGGTAATTTCTGCAGACAGACCAAAACGTTTAATAGATATTGGCGACGGACAAACGATTCGTCAAGAAAATGTCTTTGAAAACCATATGTTGTTTTCTACCAATTTAATTGATGAAGTTGTCAGTTCGAGCGCAGTCGAGAACTCAAAACTGATTTGTGAGGCTTTGCAAATAGCAGTTTCGCAAAAAGGACCTGTGCATATAAATGTTCCGTTTGATGAGCCTTTGTATGAAACTGTTTCTACAATTGATACGGTCATTGCGAACAAAGTGAAGCAATCTTTTGATGAGATTACTTCGTCGTTTACTCCTCGTAATGACGATACAGATTATGATGCTTTGTCTAAAATTTGGAATGCAGCCGAAAAGAAAATGATTCTTGTTGGCGTTAATTATCCGGATGAAGCATTGCATCAATTAATGGATTTTTATGCTGATGATACTTCTGTTTTAATTTTAACAGAAACCACGTCTAATTTACATCAACAAAAGGCGATAGATTCTATAGATCAATTAATTTTTTCTTTAGATGAAGAGCAGTTTGAGGCTTTAAAACCAGACGTGTTAATTACTTTTGGAGGAATGATTGTTTCTAAAAAGATAAAGCAATTTTTAAGAAAATATCAGCCAAAACATCATTGGAATATTGATAAGAAGAAAGCAATGAACACGTTTTTTTGTTTATCAGAATTTATTCAAATAGAACCGTTAGATTTCTTTTCGAAATTTAATGGAACAATTGTAAAAAAAGAAAGTAATTATCAGCAAAAATGGTTGCAATTTCGTGATGAGAAGCGCGAGAAACATACTGCCTATTTATCAAAAACAACACATTCTGATTTTAAAGTTTTTGAGCAAATTATAAAAAGTGTGCCTACTAATAGTCAGTTGCAAATTAGCAACAGTTCTATTATTAGATACGCGCAATTATTTTCTATAGATAAAACAAACAATGTTTATTGTAATAGAGGAACAAGCGGAATTGATGGTAGCACAAGTACGGCTATTGGCGCAGCTTTTGCAGCTAAAAACCAGACTGTTTTTATAACAGGAGATATTAGTTTTTTTTATGACAGTAATGCGTTGTGGAATGCTACTATTCCTAAAAACTTTAGAATTATTTTAATTAATAATTCTGGTGGCGGAATCTTTAAAATTATTCCAGGACCAGGAACCACAAACGCTGCCAAATATTTTGAAACTCCACATTCTTTAACTGCAGCGCATTTATGTAAAATGTATCATTTTGATTATTTAAAAGCAGATTCAATAGAAACAGTAGCAGCACAATTAAACGGTTTTTATGAAACATCAGAAAAACCAAAAATATTAGAAATCTTTACGCCAAGTGAAGAAAATGATTTAATTTTAAAAGCATATTTTAAATATATACAATAA
- the fsa gene encoding fructose-6-phosphate aldolase translates to MKFFIDTANLEQIKEAQALGILDGVTTNPSLMAKEGITGEANIINHYKEICNLVEGDVSAEVIATDFDGMVKEGEALAALNPQIVVKLPMIKDGVKACKYFSSKGIKTNVTLVFSAGQALLAAKAGATYVSPFIGRLDDISTDGMNLIKEIRLIYDNYGFETQILAASVRNTMHIINCAKLGSDVMTGPLSAIEGLLKHPLTDSGLAKFLEDYKKGN, encoded by the coding sequence ATGAAATTTTTTATTGATACTGCAAATTTAGAGCAAATTAAAGAAGCGCAAGCTTTAGGTATTTTAGACGGTGTAACTACAAACCCATCTTTAATGGCTAAAGAAGGAATTACTGGTGAAGCAAACATTATTAATCATTACAAAGAAATTTGTAACTTGGTAGAAGGAGATGTTTCTGCAGAAGTAATTGCTACAGATTTTGATGGAATGGTAAAAGAAGGTGAAGCTTTGGCTGCTTTAAACCCTCAGATTGTGGTAAAATTACCAATGATAAAAGACGGTGTTAAGGCGTGTAAATATTTTTCTTCTAAAGGGATTAAAACAAACGTAACGTTAGTGTTTTCTGCAGGTCAGGCTTTATTGGCTGCTAAAGCAGGAGCAACGTATGTTTCTCCATTTATTGGTCGTTTAGACGATATTTCTACAGACGGAATGAATTTAATTAAAGAAATTCGTTTAATCTATGACAATTACGGTTTCGAAACTCAAATTTTAGCAGCTTCTGTACGTAATACAATGCACATTATTAACTGTGCAAAATTAGGATCTGACGTTATGACTGGACCTTTAAGTGCTATTGAAGGTTTGTTAAAGCACCCTTTAACAGATAGTGGTTTGGCTAAGTTTTTAGAAGATTACAAAAAAGGAAACTAA
- a CDS encoding SDR family oxidoreductase — protein sequence MSKVVLITGASSGIGKSIATFLSEKGYKVYGTSRNPKNTANFSFDLIALDVLKVDTINSAIDFIIQEEGRLDVLVNNAGMGITGPIEDTPTDEMRAVFNTNLFGAVDVMKAALPQMRKQKAGLIINVTSIAGYMGLPFRGLYSATKGALETITEATSMEVKPFGIKVACVAPGDFATNIAAGRYHTPVFEKSAYKENYQANLNLMDAHVSGGMDPIEMAKAVFKIINTKKPKIHYKVGGFMEKFSIVLKRILPDRMYEKILMNYYKL from the coding sequence ATGTCTAAAGTTGTATTAATTACAGGAGCGTCATCTGGAATAGGAAAATCTATTGCTACGTTTTTATCTGAAAAAGGGTACAAAGTTTACGGAACAAGCAGAAACCCTAAAAACACAGCCAATTTTTCTTTTGATCTAATTGCTTTAGATGTTTTAAAAGTAGATACCATTAATTCGGCAATCGATTTTATCATTCAAGAAGAAGGGCGTTTAGATGTATTGGTAAACAATGCAGGAATGGGAATTACAGGACCTATAGAAGACACACCAACTGATGAAATGCGCGCTGTTTTTAATACTAACCTTTTTGGAGCTGTAGATGTTATGAAAGCTGCTTTACCACAAATGCGTAAACAAAAAGCGGGACTTATTATAAATGTAACTTCTATTGCAGGTTATATGGGGTTGCCTTTCCGCGGATTATATTCTGCTACAAAAGGAGCTTTAGAAACTATAACAGAAGCGACGAGTATGGAGGTAAAACCATTCGGAATTAAAGTAGCTTGTGTGGCACCTGGAGATTTTGCAACCAATATTGCTGCAGGAAGATATCACACACCCGTTTTTGAAAAATCGGCTTACAAAGAAAATTATCAGGCAAACTTAAATTTAATGGATGCGCACGTAAGTGGAGGAATGGATCCTATAGAAATGGCCAAGGCTGTTTTTAAAATTATAAATACTAAAAAACCTAAGATTCATTATAAAGTAGGTGGTTTTATGGAGAAATTTTCTATCGTTTTAAAACGAATTCTGCCAGACAGAATGTATGAGAAAATTTTAATGAATTATTATAAATTATAG
- a CDS encoding DUF4199 domain-containing protein, whose translation MENQADSKSIILNYGLYLGVIGIIVHLILFATGSLLEFQWINSLVSFVAMIALIIIGIKKFREANDGFISWGQGVKIGLGITMISAVIALVYTFLFMNYIDPTFQQQAMELQQQKWLDAGMTEEQVDNAVAMAQKFQSPGILAAIILATSAFFGFIISAIAAAIMKKSEEETY comes from the coding sequence ATGGAAAATCAAGCAGATAGTAAAAGCATTATACTTAATTACGGACTATACCTAGGTGTAATAGGTATTATTGTTCACTTAATTCTTTTTGCAACAGGTAGCTTATTAGAATTTCAATGGATTAATAGCCTTGTTAGTTTTGTTGCAATGATTGCGCTTATTATAATAGGTATTAAAAAGTTTAGAGAAGCTAATGACGGCTTTATCTCTTGGGGACAAGGCGTTAAAATAGGGCTAGGAATTACTATGATTAGTGCCGTAATTGCTTTGGTGTATACATTTTTATTTATGAATTATATAGACCCTACTTTTCAGCAACAAGCCATGGAATTGCAACAACAAAAATGGTTAGATGCAGGTATGACAGAAGAACAAGTAGATAATGCAGTAGCCATGGCTCAAAAATTTCAGAGTCCTGGTATTTTAGCGGCTATTATTTTAGCTACATCTGCTTTCTTTGGTTTTATAATTTCTGCTATTGCTGCTGCAATCATGAAAAAATCTGAAGAAGAAACTTACTAA
- a CDS encoding glycosyltransferase family 2 protein yields the protein MDISVVIPLLNEDESLQELYDWIAKVMQSNRYFYEVIFIDDGSTDNSWKVIEELSAKNEAVKGIRFQKNYGKSQALDAGFEMAKGNVVITMDADLQDNPDEIPELYNLIVKENFDLISGWKKKRYDNVLTKNIPSKLFNAAARKTSGLKLNDFNCGLKAYKNEVIKAVKVSGEMHRYIPVLAKNEGYTKIGEKVVQHQARKYGETKFGMDRFVNGFLDLITISFLSKFGKRPMHIFGLWGTLMFLFGTTSAFYIGAIKLYKVFNGIKTILVTDNPWFYIALTSMILGTSLFLAGFIGELIIKTKSNEKHYTIKEKLNF from the coding sequence ATGGATATTTCGGTAGTAATACCACTTCTTAACGAAGATGAATCTTTACAAGAATTATACGATTGGATTGCAAAAGTTATGCAATCCAATCGTTATTTTTATGAAGTTATTTTTATTGATGATGGTAGCACAGACAATTCTTGGAAAGTAATCGAAGAATTATCTGCTAAAAATGAAGCTGTAAAAGGAATTCGTTTTCAAAAAAACTACGGAAAATCCCAAGCTTTAGATGCTGGTTTCGAAATGGCAAAAGGAAACGTAGTTATTACTATGGATGCTGATTTACAAGACAACCCAGACGAAATTCCTGAATTGTATAATTTAATCGTTAAAGAAAATTTCGACCTTATTTCTGGATGGAAAAAAAAGCGTTATGACAACGTTCTCACTAAAAACATCCCTTCAAAATTATTTAATGCTGCCGCTAGAAAAACATCTGGTTTAAAACTAAACGATTTTAATTGTGGCTTAAAAGCTTACAAAAACGAAGTTATAAAAGCAGTAAAAGTAAGCGGAGAAATGCACCGATACATTCCTGTTTTAGCTAAAAACGAAGGGTATACTAAAATTGGCGAAAAAGTAGTACAACATCAAGCTAGAAAATACGGGGAAACCAAGTTTGGAATGGACCGTTTTGTAAATGGTTTTTTAGATTTAATTACCATTTCTTTTTTATCAAAATTTGGTAAAAGACCCATGCATATTTTTGGCCTTTGGGGAACTTTAATGTTTCTATTCGGAACAACTTCTGCATTTTATATTGGAGCCATAAAACTATACAAAGTATTTAATGGCATTAAAACAATACTGGTAACAGACAATCCTTGGTTTTATATTGCCTTAACTTCTATGATTTTAGGAACTTCTTTATTTTTGGCAGGATTTATTGGAGAACTCATTATAAAAACAAAAAGTAACGAAAAACACTATACGATTAAAGAAAAACTCAATTTCTAA
- a CDS encoding phospho-sugar mutase — translation MDNILDKAKQWLTATFDAETQTEIQELISNNPDALADRFYKDMEFGTGGMRGVMGAGTNRINKYTLGRATQGLSNYLIENVQKEQRSVVIAFDCRHNSKKFAKVVADVLSANNIKVYLFEDLRPTPELSFAVRHLGCDAGIVLTASHNPPEYNGYKVYWADGGQIVPPHDGGIIGKVNALDFSEIKFDANENLIEVIGKDVDDAFIEASVKNGSLSDNIDRKNLKIVFTSLHGTSIVSVPDALAKAGYTDVHIVEEQRVPNGDFPTVKSPNPEEPEALKMATDLANKIGADIVIGTDPDCDRLGVAIRDTDGNMKLMNGNQTMVVMTEFLLKKWKEEGKINGKQFVGSTIVSTELVNDVAATYGVDTKVGLTGFKWIAKMVRDFPELDFIGGGEESFGYMVGGFVRDKDAVTATLLACEVAAYAKQNGSSFYEELLAIYIKNSYYKEHLISITKKGMDGAAEIQQMLSDMRNNPLTEIDGEKVESLCDYDASTKKNLITGKVTTIDLPKSNVLIYQTESGTRIAARPSGTEPKIKFYFSVNTALDNATNADATEAALDAKIQRIIEEMKLN, via the coding sequence ATGGATAATATTTTAGACAAAGCAAAACAATGGTTAACAGCTACTTTTGATGCTGAAACTCAAACAGAAATTCAAGAATTAATCTCTAATAATCCGGATGCTTTAGCAGACAGGTTTTATAAAGATATGGAATTTGGTACTGGTGGTATGCGTGGAGTTATGGGTGCAGGAACCAACAGAATTAACAAATATACATTGGGTAGAGCTACACAAGGTTTATCTAATTACTTAATAGAAAACGTACAAAAAGAGCAACGTAGTGTTGTTATTGCTTTCGATTGTAGACATAATAGTAAAAAGTTTGCGAAAGTTGTAGCCGATGTTTTATCTGCAAACAATATAAAAGTATATCTTTTTGAAGATTTACGCCCAACACCAGAATTATCTTTTGCTGTACGCCATTTAGGTTGTGATGCTGGTATTGTACTAACAGCTTCTCATAATCCGCCAGAATATAATGGTTACAAAGTATATTGGGCAGATGGTGGACAAATTGTTCCTCCGCATGATGGTGGAATTATTGGAAAAGTAAATGCATTAGATTTCTCTGAAATAAAGTTTGATGCAAACGAAAACTTAATTGAAGTTATTGGTAAAGATGTTGATGATGCTTTTATTGAAGCATCAGTAAAAAACGGTTCTTTATCTGACAACATTGATAGAAAAAATTTAAAAATTGTTTTTACTTCTTTACACGGAACCTCTATTGTTTCTGTACCAGATGCATTGGCTAAAGCAGGGTATACAGATGTACATATTGTTGAAGAACAAAGAGTACCTAATGGAGACTTCCCAACAGTAAAATCACCAAACCCAGAAGAACCAGAAGCTTTAAAAATGGCAACTGATTTAGCTAACAAAATTGGTGCTGATATTGTTATTGGTACGGACCCAGATTGTGATCGTTTAGGTGTGGCTATTAGAGATACGGATGGAAACATGAAATTAATGAATGGGAACCAAACAATGGTTGTTATGACTGAATTTCTATTAAAAAAATGGAAAGAAGAAGGTAAAATCAATGGAAAACAATTTGTAGGTTCTACCATAGTTTCTACAGAATTAGTAAACGATGTTGCTGCTACTTATGGTGTAGATACCAAAGTTGGTTTAACAGGTTTTAAATGGATTGCTAAAATGGTAAGAGATTTTCCTGAGCTTGATTTTATTGGTGGTGGAGAAGAAAGTTTTGGTTATATGGTTGGTGGTTTTGTAAGAGATAAAGATGCTGTTACAGCGACACTTTTAGCTTGTGAAGTTGCTGCCTATGCAAAACAAAATGGTAGTTCTTTTTATGAAGAATTACTGGCAATCTATATTAAAAACAGTTATTACAAAGAGCATTTAATTTCTATTACTAAAAAAGGAATGGATGGTGCTGCAGAAATTCAGCAAATGTTAAGTGATATGCGTAACAATCCATTAACTGAAATTGATGGAGAAAAAGTAGAATCACTTTGTGATTATGACGCATCAACAAAAAAGAATTTAATTACAGGTAAAGTAACAACTATTGATTTACCAAAATCTAATGTTTTAATTTATCAAACAGAATCTGGAACAAGAATTGCTGCAAGGCCTAGTGGAACAGAACCAAAAATAAAGTTCTACTTTAGTGTAAATACTGCTTTAGATAATGCTACAAATGCAGATGCAACAGAAGCTGCTTTAGATGCTAAGATTCAAAGAATTATTGAAGAAATGAAATTGAATTAA